The following are encoded together in the Ovis aries strain OAR_USU_Benz2616 breed Rambouillet chromosome X, ARS-UI_Ramb_v3.0, whole genome shotgun sequence genome:
- the LOC101105726 gene encoding LOW QUALITY PROTEIN: NFU1 iron-sulfur cluster scaffold homolog, mitochondrial-like (The sequence of the model RefSeq protein was modified relative to this genomic sequence to represent the inferred CDS: inserted 1 base in 1 codon; substituted 1 base at 1 genomic stop codon), whose protein sequence is CDESIKKQLLHQFAQRPLFPLPATLCNSVRYMSVQTQDTSNPNSIKFIPGKPVLETTTMDFPTPAIAFCSPLARQLFRIEGVKSVFFGPDFITVTKENEELDWNLLKXDIYATIMXFFASGLPLVTEETPLEESGSEDDDEVVAMIKELLDTRIGPTVHEDGGDVVYKRFEDGIVQLKCQGSCTSYPSSIITLKNGIQNMLQFYIPEVEGVEKVMDDESDEKEANPA, encoded by the exons TGTGATGAATCCATTAAGAAACAGCTTCTGCATCAGTTTGCCCAAAGACCGCTTTTCCCACTCCCTGCAACCTTATGTAACTCAGTGAGATACATGTCTGTTCAAACACAAGATACCTCAAATCCCAACAGTATAAAGTTTATTCCAGGAAAACCAGTTCTTGAGACAACGACCATGGATTTTCCCACACCAGCTATAGCATTTTGCTCCCCTCTGGCTAGGCAGTTATTTAGGATTGAGGGAGTAAAAAGTGTCTTTTTTGGACCAGATTTCATCACTGttacaaaggaaaatgaagaattaGACTGGAATTTACTGAAATAAGATATCTATGCTACAATTA GATTCTTTGCATCTGGCTTACCTTTAGTTACTGAGGAAACACCTTTAGAAGAATCAGGATCTGAAGATGATGATGAAGTTGTGGCAATGATTAAGGAATTGTTAGATACTAGAATAGGGCCAACTGTGCACGAAGATGGAGGAGATGTAGTCTATAAACGCTTTGAAGATGGCATCGTACAGCTGAAATGCCAAGGTTCTTGTACCAGCTACCCCAGTTCAATCATTACTCTGAAAAATGGAATTCAGAACATGCTGCAGTTTTATATTCCAGAAGTAGAAGGCGTAGAAAAGGTTATGGATGATGAATCAGATGAAAAAGAAGCAAACCCAGCTTAA